Within the Macaca nemestrina isolate mMacNem1 chromosome 5, mMacNem.hap1, whole genome shotgun sequence genome, the region ctccagcctgggtgacagagtgagactgtctcaaaaaataataaataaataaataaataaataagccaggaaGGGCCAGAGAATGTGAGTAAATTATGGTAGGTTGAGACTGTGCTGTGAGGTGACACGGAACTTCCGAGGGCAAGAGGAAATGTGATTTAGTGGAGGAGAGGTGGTTTTTTCCCCCATCTTAAATCACTTGCCTTGTCACTCTTTCATAGCTGACAAAGCCTgagtatttctgattttaaagaaaagctgTAATTTCTTGGGGGACCCATCATTGAAAGAATTCTTCAGTCTCAAGAGGTAGTGGGCAATTTCATCACTACATCTTCTGAAATTGGCTGGAGCcaggttaatatttttaatgattctgGTCCACATACAAGACTGATTCTTTATTCAGAAACATATATCATCCAAATAGCCATcgtatattttatgtttttatgttcttTTGGTCTCATGCTACTCATACGTTAGTGTCACTATTCTTGACCTGGTCCCTTCTCACTCCAGTGATGGTATAATAGTAAAATCTCTCACCCTCCCATTCTTCTTTCAGCCTCACCTGAATGAGTGATATTAGAATGTGTTTAAACTGACAATTCCCAATGCTTTCTGACTTTCTGAAGGCCATCACTTTTTTGGTCACACATCTTCCCATTACTCACAGCTTTGTCAACCAGATTAAATTACTCTCATGAAGAAATCAGGGGCATTTTCAATTGAGGTGACTGTGAGAAGGCTGAGGCCATCTGTCTTCAGGCAGCAGAACTTGTAGATGTAAAATCAAGAAGGAATGGTGAACTCATTTTTAGTATTCTTCCTCTACTGGCAAAGCCATCAGAGGAAAAGGAAACCTCAAACAATGGTAGCTGAGAAACCTTTCTTCCACAACCTACAAGTCTCCTTCTCTGGTCTGTGCTTCCCAAGCAATCTCCTGGCTATGCTGGAGGCCCAACTTAGAAATCATGGACTGGACACACCACAGCAAGTGCTGTGCTCCACGTTTGTATTTCCCACTGTGGAATAATGGGTTGGTAATGTAGGCTTGTTGGTGCTGCAGAAACAAGAATTCAACTGTTTGAACACTTAGAGAACTTAGGAGGTAgacttagtttttgtttttgttttttttaagaaactttcGCCTATGACACCTGGGAGTTGTTTTACCCACTGAGGTGGGTAAAACAATTTTAGTATGTGGAGTAATAAAGAAACTAATTAGCCTATTCTCCTAcagtggttttttttaaaaatgcagctctggagtcagacagcctggatttgaatctcaaCTCTGCAAATTTGGTaaaatcttgggcaagttactttaatGTCTctgtcttggtttcctcatcaataaaatgaagacGATAATTGTCCTATGGATCCAGATCCAAATAAATACTACTGAAAAACACTTAGAAGACAGCCTGCATACAAATGTGAGCAATTATTCATCTTATGAGATCCACTCTCCTGGCCCCGCTTCCTTCCTCCTGGAGTTTGCACTCCCACCAGATGGGGGCACGCCACCATATTTGCCTTTGTATCTCCCCAGTCCCTGGAAGGAGCAGTGTACAAGTTAGGTGCTTGATAAATGCtcatctctcctcttcctctccataAGAAGTTGATAAACTCAACTGAATTTCGGCCTGTTTGATACCCACTTGGATAGAGGGGAGAGCTTGGGCTGTGTCCAACAGGCCTGAGTTGAATACTGCGTCCCCATGTACCGGCTCTGCTTTGGGCACAGTCTCTAAGCTTCATCTACCTCCTTGGTGAGATACAGATGATGCCTACTCCACCAGGATTGGCAGGAGGAGCAAATGAGGCCACCTCTGCCTGTCACAGGCACACGTTAGTTCCCCTTTCCAATGCTGAAAATTTTAACTCACTCTCAGCAGCTCACTTGGCATTAAGCAGGAGTCTATGAGGTCAGAGATGTGCAGTGTCACTCACTTTAGCAATGCCACCCTCTTCCCTATCGAAGCCTCCCATTACCTACAAAGGTGAGCAACTCATCAGCTGAGCTGCTGGGCCCCAAAACGGGGAGAGAGCAAAGCTGGTCAGTGATGCTTGAGGCCTACCCTGGAGGATGCTGCTTGGTGCCAAACTGCAGGAAGGAGACCCCATGAACAGGAAAGATACCCTGCCAGGCAAATAGGACTTAGTAGCCTGGGTTCAGTTGACATATGCATGTAAGAGTTAGGTTTCATTCTCACTTTACAAATGGAATTCCGTCCTTATCAAGAAAAGCTGGTGACATTCTGCCACTGAGGCAACCAACTCTATTTAGGAGGTGGCCCAGCTCATGGATTCACTGGACATTTCACTACTGCCCTGCAACCTCATGATCACACATTTAGGTGTCCCCATTTaatctcttcttcctcccccCAACCTTCTCTTCTCCAACAGGGTGATTTACGGAGATGAGCATGATAATAAACGTGTAATTAGAGACAGAGTATTTCACGACAGGTTCGAGACTGAGCTCTCCCCTCAAGTAAGTGACCTGGGGCTTGGCACTCACAtgctgtgactcagtttcctcggctgtaaaatgggaatgatgctACTGAACAACTCAGCATCAGAGTTGCTGGCTCAGAATGTTGATAGCGTGACCACACCGGGTGCAATATAAAACACACACGGTAAAATCATGACTATTATTACAACTCTCGCCTCTGCCTTGTCAGAAGTAAGGAGAGGTGCACTGGCTGGTGCGGAGGAGCGCCCGGCGGACATACAAACCTTTTACTTATTCTGATTTCTAATTCGGAGGCACCTCCTTTTGAGCGGCGGCTCCAGGTCCTCGGGCCCGGCGCTGAGCATGGGCGAGGAAATGATGCACGGCGCCATAGCAGCCTTCTCCGCGGGTTTTGGCACAGGCTGGATCACGCAGCCGGTCTTGGGCAGCATCCGCAGAGCATAGGCATGGTCCTCGTCCGCGGGGTTATTAAGGTTCGGGTCTGACTTGTCGCCCCCCGCCAGGGCCTCCTCGCCCATCAGCTTTTTGGCCGCCTCCCCGTCCAGGTGGCAGTTGGAAGCACAGTTGTTCTCCTTGACCGACTCTAGCTCGCTCACCGCCGGCTCCTCAGGCGACAGCAGCTTCTTGGGGGGCGCGGGCGGTGGTGGCGGTGGCGGCTGCTCGGGAGGCGGCTCCGCGCTCTTAGCGCcctcggcggcggcggcgccgcgCGTGCCGTTCACGATGACGTTGCAGGCCGCAGCCGCCTCGGGGCCCGCCGGGGCGCCCGGGCCTGGGTCGCCGGCGGCTGGCGGGCTGCAGTGGCCGTCCCTGCAGCCGCCGCAGGTCCTGCGCTCCGTGGCGCCCGGCTCCCGCTCCGCCTTGACGTGCGCGTGCAGCGCGCGGTGGATCACGTTGTGCAGCCGGGCCCGGTGGCCCACGGTCAGGTCGATGACGCCGTCCTGCGGGCCCTGCAGCACACCTGGGAAGCCGAGCTGGCCGCCCGCGCCCTGGGGGCCCGCGGGGCTGCCGGCTCGCCGCGTCAGGTCCACCACCTCGCTCCGGCCGTGCTCGGCGGGCGTGGGCGCCAGGCTCAGGGCCTGGCCCGAGCAGCCAGGGGGCGAGTCCGCGGACTTGGACGAGCCCTGCTTGGAGTCCCGCGGGGACAGGGAGTGTCCGCCTGGCTTGCCGCCCGCCGCCGCGGAGTCGCCAGGGGCGCTCGGAATGAAGTTCTCCCCGTTGCTGGAGAACCCGTTGGGGGGCTTGGAGTCGTTGACGTGAGGGAtagggatggggatggggatgggcaCCGGTAGGGGCACGATCACGGGGTATGGCACGAGCAGGGTCGGGGGCGGCACCAGCGGGGCGAGCGACGGCAGCCCGAAATTCATCATCTGGGGCACCGGCATCGGACCATTTGGCATCATGCTCACCGGCGGGAAGGGAAGACTCGGCAGCGGGGCGCCCGGGGGCGGCGGGGGCAGCAGGCCTGGGGGGTTCCCGGGCATGGTGGGGGTGCTCGGGGGGTGGATGTGGGGCGATAGCATGGGCCGGTGCATGGGGCTGGAAGTGGGGCCCAGGTTCCTGGGGCCGCCGGGCGGGGGCCCGATACCGGGAAGCATCGGGTTGGACAGGGGACTGTTGGGGTTGGAGGCGTGGTGCGGAGGCCCGCGGATGAAGGGTGGGCGTATCTGCTGCATGATCTGCTGCTCCATGAAGATGGGCAGCGGCACCGGGCCGCGGTTGGTCATCACCATGGGAGGGCTTCGAGGTGGGACGCCAAGGGGAGGCCCGATGCTAGCAGGTGGCTGGACGGAGACAGGAGGGATATTTGGAGTCTCGCTGATGGGGATGGACTTGGGCACTGGCGTGGGGATTTTAGTGACAGAGCAGTTGGCAGTGTCAGATGGAGAGACGGTGGTGGACGCCGACGGGCCAGGGCCCTGGCTTTGGCCAGCTGTAGCCACCGGGGAGGGGGCCTTCCTCCGAGCATCTGTTAGCGGGATATTCCAAGAGTCTGGAGTGAGCAGCTGCACCCCGGTGCCTTCTGCTTTATTTTCCATGGGAGGGTGTAATGTGCTGCACAGCCCAGCTGGAAGATTGGCCTGGGTCTCTTTGTAGAAAATGT harbors:
- the SOB gene encoding sine oculis-binding protein homolog isoform X2, translating into MAEMEKEGRPPENKRSRKPAHPVKREINEEMKNFAENTMNELLGWYGYDKVELKDGEDIEFRSYPTDGESRQHISVLKENSLPKPKLPEDSVISPYNISTGYSGLATGNGLSDSPAGSKDHGNVPIIVPLIPPPFIKPPAEDDVSNVQIMCAWCQKVGIKRYSLSMGSEVKSFCSEKCFAACRRAYFKRNKVCDWCKHIRHTKEYLDFGDGERRLQFCSAKCLNQYKMDIFYKETQANLPAGLCSTLHPPMENKAEGTGVQLLTPDSWNIPLTDARRKAPSPVATAGQSQGPGPSASTTVSPSDTANCSVTKIPTPVPKSIPISETPNIPPVSVQPPASIGPPLGVPPRSPPMVMTNRGPVPLPIFMEQQIMQQIRPPFIRGPPHHASNPNSPLSNPMLPGIGPPPGGPRNLGPTSSPMHRPMLSPHIHPPSTPTMPGNPPGLLPPPPPGAPLPSLPFPPVSMMPNGPMPVPQMMNFGLPSLAPLVPPPTLLVPYPVIVPLPVPIPIPIPIPHVNDSKPPNGFSSNGENFIPSAPGDSAAAGGKPGGHSLSPRDSKQGSSKSADSPPGCSGQALSLAPTPAEHGRSEVVDLTRRAGSPAGPQGAGGQLGFPGVLQGPQDGVIDLTVGHRARLHNVIHRALHAHVKAEREPGATERRTCGGCRDGHCSPPAAGDPGPGAPAGPEAAAACNVIVNGTRGAAAAEGAKSAEPPPEQPPPPPPPAPPKKLLSPEEPAVSELESVKENNCASNCHLDGEAAKKLMGEEALAGGDKSDPNLNNPADEDHAYALRMLPKTGCVIQPVPKPAEKAAMAPCIISSPMLSAGPEDLEPPLKRRCLRIRNQNK
- the SOB gene encoding sine oculis-binding protein homolog isoform X1, which produces MAEMEKEGRPPENKRSRKPAHPVKREINEEMKNFAENTMNELLGWYGYDKVELKDGEDIEFRSYPTDGESRQHISVLKENSLPKPKLPEDSVISPYNISTGYSGLATGNGLSDSPAGSKDHGNVPIIVPLIPPPFIKPPAEDDVSNVQIMCAWCQKVGIKRYSLSMGSEVKSFCSEKCFAACRRAYFKRNKARDEDGHAENFPQQHYAKETPRLAFKNNCELLVCDWCKHIRHTKEYLDFGDGERRLQFCSAKCLNQYKMDIFYKETQANLPAGLCSTLHPPMENKAEGTGVQLLTPDSWNIPLTDARRKAPSPVATAGQSQGPGPSASTTVSPSDTANCSVTKIPTPVPKSIPISETPNIPPVSVQPPASIGPPLGVPPRSPPMVMTNRGPVPLPIFMEQQIMQQIRPPFIRGPPHHASNPNSPLSNPMLPGIGPPPGGPRNLGPTSSPMHRPMLSPHIHPPSTPTMPGNPPGLLPPPPPGAPLPSLPFPPVSMMPNGPMPVPQMMNFGLPSLAPLVPPPTLLVPYPVIVPLPVPIPIPIPIPHVNDSKPPNGFSSNGENFIPSAPGDSAAAGGKPGGHSLSPRDSKQGSSKSADSPPGCSGQALSLAPTPAEHGRSEVVDLTRRAGSPAGPQGAGGQLGFPGVLQGPQDGVIDLTVGHRARLHNVIHRALHAHVKAEREPGATERRTCGGCRDGHCSPPAAGDPGPGAPAGPEAAAACNVIVNGTRGAAAAEGAKSAEPPPEQPPPPPPPAPPKKLLSPEEPAVSELESVKENNCASNCHLDGEAAKKLMGEEALAGGDKSDPNLNNPADEDHAYALRMLPKTGCVIQPVPKPAEKAAMAPCIISSPMLSAGPEDLEPPLKRRCLRIRNQNK
- the SOB gene encoding sine oculis-binding protein homolog isoform X3 yields the protein MNELLGWYGYDKVELKDGEDIEFRSYPTDGESRQHISVLKENSLPKPKLPEDSVISPYNISTGYSGLATGNGLSDSPAGSKDHGNVPIIVPLIPPPFIKPPAEDDVSNVQIMCAWCQKVGIKRYSLSMGSEVKSFCSEKCFAACRRAYFKRNKARDEDGHAENFPQQHYAKETPRLAFKNNCELLVCDWCKHIRHTKEYLDFGDGERRLQFCSAKCLNQYKMDIFYKETQANLPAGLCSTLHPPMENKAEGTGVQLLTPDSWNIPLTDARRKAPSPVATAGQSQGPGPSASTTVSPSDTANCSVTKIPTPVPKSIPISETPNIPPVSVQPPASIGPPLGVPPRSPPMVMTNRGPVPLPIFMEQQIMQQIRPPFIRGPPHHASNPNSPLSNPMLPGIGPPPGGPRNLGPTSSPMHRPMLSPHIHPPSTPTMPGNPPGLLPPPPPGAPLPSLPFPPVSMMPNGPMPVPQMMNFGLPSLAPLVPPPTLLVPYPVIVPLPVPIPIPIPIPHVNDSKPPNGFSSNGENFIPSAPGDSAAAGGKPGGHSLSPRDSKQGSSKSADSPPGCSGQALSLAPTPAEHGRSEVVDLTRRAGSPAGPQGAGGQLGFPGVLQGPQDGVIDLTVGHRARLHNVIHRALHAHVKAEREPGATERRTCGGCRDGHCSPPAAGDPGPGAPAGPEAAAACNVIVNGTRGAAAAEGAKSAEPPPEQPPPPPPPAPPKKLLSPEEPAVSELESVKENNCASNCHLDGEAAKKLMGEEALAGGDKSDPNLNNPADEDHAYALRMLPKTGCVIQPVPKPAEKAAMAPCIISSPMLSAGPEDLEPPLKRRCLRIRNQNK